Sequence from the Cucurbita pepo subsp. pepo cultivar mu-cu-16 chromosome LG02, ASM280686v2, whole genome shotgun sequence genome:
TTTGTAGGTGAGAAGGTTACAACAAAAGTTGCAAGAAGAGATGGAGCTGCACACTTCCCTTGAAGATGCTATTCAAAAGAAGGATCTAACATTAGCCAACTTCTCATGCCTCCCTCATCATGTATGTTGCTTGTAACCGTGCAATTTATGGGTTATCGAGTTTGGTCGTTATGCTTTGAAATATGAATAGTCTCATGAGAAATAAGGAGAGACGACATGACTCGGGTTATGTTCTTTGTGTTAAAATTTGTGTAGGCCCAAGATCTTTTGTCTAGCATTGCAGTATTGGAAGATGCAGTTGTACGACTCGAGCAAGAGACGGTCTCTTTACATTTCCAACTTAGTCAAGAAAAGAACGAAAGGAGGCTTGCGGAATATCGTTTAATGCATTCATCGCCTTGTTCAATATCTGATTGGTCCAATTCGGACGCGATGAAGAAATCGGTATGTCATCACATTGGTTTTTATCTTcatgtaaatattattttatattcctGAAGACTGAAACTTCACTTTTTTGTCGATTCTCACTTGCATTTAGATAGGAAATATGTAatggcctaagcccaccgttatcaaatattgtcctatttgggcttcccctcaaggtttttaaaatgtgtctgctagtgagaggttttcacacccttataaaggatgcttTGTTAtcctcccaaccgatgtggtatctcacaatccacccccctttggggcccaacgccctcgttgacactcgttcccttctctaattgatgtggaacccccaatccaccccccttcggggcccaacgtccttgctgacacactgcctcatgtccacctcccttcggggctcagcctcctcgctagcacatcgcttggtgtttggctctgataccatttgtaacgctccaagcccaccgctagcagatattgtcctctttgggctttttctttggGGCTTCCCcacaagatttttaaaacgcgtctgttagtgaaaggtttccacacccttataaatgatggctcgttctcctctccaaactgatgtgggatctttgTGATAATTAGTTTGGTTAATACTCCTGGTTTGAGTTCACTCGCTTTCCATTCTCCAGAATATATATGTAACCTTGTTAGAATTTTATAGTCCTTGTCGACTGTAAAGAAAAATGTTCCTTAATTAGTCGTCGTTGCTCGAAAGCATAATCATGTAGCTAATTTGTTGCTTCCGTTCTAGTCCAGCTCCTCCCTGCAGTTGGTTTTTCGTGTCGTATAACTTGATTTGAGTGACGTGTACTGTCTTTCAGAATTCAtgggaagaaattgaagatggCCTAGTTACGCGCTGTGAGAAAACGTCTGTGACAGAGGTCAATGAACGTTCCCAATCAGTAGAATGTGAGAAAATGTCTCGAGGGCCACCGTCAAGTGGCCTTTGGCATCACCCTAATATCTTATCAGAAGAAATGGTCAGATGTATGAAAAACATATTCATCTCTCTAGCAGATTCCCCCGTGCCATCCAAGTCATCAACATCGGAAAGCCACTCGCCTGCATCGCCCCAAGGACATCTCTCCAGTTCATCATGGTGGTCATCATCCGAACGATCCATTATATCATCGAGAGTACAAAGTCCACAGATTGACCTTCCAAGTAGCTCTGAAGTACTGGCCACACAGAATACCTCTGATCCATACAGTGTGCGTGGAAAATTAAGCTGGTCTGACATTGGAAACTATTCACAAGCAGCTGAAGTTTCTTGGATGTCAGTTGGAAAGAAACAACTAGAATACGCTGCAGGAGAACTGAGGAAGTTCCGGTAACGTTCGTAAACCACACTGACCTTTATTTATCTTTCGTGTCGGGTTTTTCCGTTTTTTGGCAATATGATAATCCAATCCATGGTTGGCCTGTTTTTGGCCTAATGTATCTGTTTCGTGAACAGCACTCTTGTTGAGCAGCTTGCGAACGTGAATCCCGTCCATTTAAACAGGGACGAAAGGCTAGCGTTCTGGATTAATTTATATAACGCTCTAATCATGCACGTAAGTGGCTTCTCCTCGTTGAATTTGGTTTAATACATTGCTAGTCAACTGTAAACAGATGCTGAGTTGGTTGTCcgcatctcatcttgtttTCGACAGGCTTACCTGGCTTATGGAGTTCCAAAAAGTGAGCTGAAACTTTTCTCTTTGATGCAAAAGGTTTGGTTTTGAAGGCCACATTTCTTCTGTTATTAGTTGCAAGTATAGCAAACACATGCTGTAGAGCTGTAGTTAGCGTGTTGCCTTGCCCTCGAGGAAAATCTTTATAAAACTGTCTTCCTCgcccaagttcaccgctaatAGATTTTGTCCGCTTTGGTTAGTTATGTATCGCTGTTAGCCTCACtggttttttaaaatgcgtctactaggggagaagtttccacatccttataagaaatgcttcgtttctctctccaaccgatgtgggatcttaaaatccacctctcttgggggcccaacgtccttgctggcacaccgcccggtgtctagctctgatactatttttaataGCCTAAGCCCATCGTTATGTattgctgtcagcctcacggtaaAACGtgtatactagggagaggtttctacacccttataaagaacgatttgttcccctctccaaccaatgtgggatgtcacaatccacccctcttggagGCCCatcgtcctcactggcacaccgcccggtgtctggttttgatattatttataatagcctaggcccaccgctagcagatattgtccggtttggcccgttacgtatcgccgtcagcctcacgattttttaaaacgtgtctactagggagaagtttccacacccctataaagaatgtttcgttcccctctccaaccgatgtgggatctcacaacaacATTTTTAAAAGACTTCAGTCTCAGAAGACCTCATGGAAGCTATTTTCTAGGAAATACCATATACTATGTGCTTGCCTTTGCTGGTTAGTAGTtaccatttataaatattttacttctGAGGGTATAAGATTCGAGATGTTTGAATCTACCTTCCAAAGTCTCGAGTTTGAGCGTTCGGGTAgagatttcataattaaaCTCTTTGTTGTCGTCACCCAAAGTTAGTTTTTGAGTCGGCTAAGTGTCTGTTGATTAGTGAGGCGTGTCACGAGCATAATGCAAAGATTGATACCCCTCCTAGTTATGAAAAACAAATCTAAGATGCACATTCGAAATCTTTGTGCTCTTGTATCGTGCTCGATATCTATTTGAAACAGCACCCTTCATGCCGAAAGGTCTGGAAACAATCAGTTTAAGTCGAAATGCGTACTTCGAATCGTGTTTTGtcctgttctttctttttgggtattaatgatttgtttcttttgaaatgtAATCTCATAGGCTGCATACACAGTGGGGGGACATTCTATCAGTGCAACAGGAATTGAATATGTCATCCTCAAGATGAAACCACCAGTCCACAGACCACAAATTGTATGCatttgctatatatatatatatatatatatatatatatatatatatatatatatatatgtatgtatatatattgttttttttttctttctgtttagTTCATTGATTCATTGCCCTGTTTTGTGGAAACTTATAACCAGGCTTTgcttcttgctcttcataagTCGAAGGTGACGGAGGAGCAACGAAGATTTGCAATAGACAAACACGAACCACTCTTAACATTCGCTCTGAGCTGCGGAACTTACTCATCTCCTGCGGTAATTATGGATTAACGAACTCACGTGTATTAACATTTTTCTACTTCAAGTCTAACTCTACAACTTATGTAGGTGAGGATCTACACTGCAAATAACATCCGTGACGATCTTTTGGAGGCACAACGCGATTTTATTCGAGCGTCTGTAGGTGTTAGCAGCAAAGGAAGATTATTGGTACCGAAACTGCTATATTGCTTCGCCAAAAACTCGGTTGACGATGCAAATCTGGCAGTATGGATATCTCATTACCTTCCACCTCGTCAAGCTGCGTTCGTTCAGGGTTGTATATCCCAGAGGCGACA
This genomic interval carries:
- the LOC111788796 gene encoding uncharacterized protein LOC111788796 isoform X1, producing MSDSVAQTGLCLCDDPHFGYCSNLGNVVELGFADSFLEQSTVAIMATTAGLLEKHDGSFPYRFQLEQDVRRLQQKLQEEMELHTSLEDAIQKKDLTLANFSCLPHHAQDLLSSIAVLEDAVVRLEQETVSLHFQLSQEKNERRLAEYRLMHSSPCSISDWSNSDAMKKSNSWEEIEDGLVTRCEKTSVTEVNERSQSVECEKMSRGPPSSGLWHHPNILSEEMVRCMKNIFISLADSPVPSKSSTSESHSPASPQGHLSSSSWWSSSERSIISSRVQSPQIDLPSSSEVLATQNTSDPYSVRGKLSWSDIGNYSQAAEVSWMSVGKKQLEYAAGELRKFRTLVEQLANVNPVHLNRDERLAFWINLYNALIMHAYLAYGVPKSELKLFSLMQKAAYTVGGHSISATGIEYVILKMKPPVHRPQIALLLALHKSKVTEEQRRFAIDKHEPLLTFALSCGTYSSPAVRIYTANNIRDDLLEAQRDFIRASVGVSSKGRLLVPKLLYCFAKNSVDDANLAVWISHYLPPRQAAFVQGCISQRRQSLIGSRNCGILPFDSHFRYLFLPEKSSLQ
- the LOC111788796 gene encoding uncharacterized protein LOC111788796 isoform X2, yielding MSDSVAQTGLCLCDDPHFGYCSNLGNVVELGFADSFLESTVAIMATTAGLLEKHDGSFPYRFQLEQDVRRLQQKLQEEMELHTSLEDAIQKKDLTLANFSCLPHHAQDLLSSIAVLEDAVVRLEQETVSLHFQLSQEKNERRLAEYRLMHSSPCSISDWSNSDAMKKSNSWEEIEDGLVTRCEKTSVTEVNERSQSVECEKMSRGPPSSGLWHHPNILSEEMVRCMKNIFISLADSPVPSKSSTSESHSPASPQGHLSSSSWWSSSERSIISSRVQSPQIDLPSSSEVLATQNTSDPYSVRGKLSWSDIGNYSQAAEVSWMSVGKKQLEYAAGELRKFRTLVEQLANVNPVHLNRDERLAFWINLYNALIMHAYLAYGVPKSELKLFSLMQKAAYTVGGHSISATGIEYVILKMKPPVHRPQIALLLALHKSKVTEEQRRFAIDKHEPLLTFALSCGTYSSPAVRIYTANNIRDDLLEAQRDFIRASVGVSSKGRLLVPKLLYCFAKNSVDDANLAVWISHYLPPRQAAFVQGCISQRRQSLIGSRNCGILPFDSHFRYLFLPEKSSLQ